A DNA window from Acidobacteriota bacterium contains the following coding sequences:
- a CDS encoding nucleotidyltransferase family protein, whose protein sequence is MNLHELSTDKRNEILLIAARHGARNVRIFGSVARTEAGRDSDVDVLVDLEPGRSLLDLGGLLMELQDLFGCRVDVVTEQGLRPRIRERVLREAVTL, encoded by the coding sequence ATGAACTTGCACGAGTTGTCCACAGACAAGCGCAACGAAATCTTGCTAATCGCGGCGCGGCACGGCGCGCGCAACGTGCGCATCTTCGGCTCGGTTGCGCGCACTGAAGCGGGACGTGACAGCGATGTGGATGTGCTGGTAGATCTGGAGCCGGGGAGAAGCTTATTAGATCTTGGCGGCCTCTTGATGGAGTTGCAGGATCTGTTCGGCTGCCGCGTGGACGTCGTGACCGAGCAGGGATTGCGCCCGCGCATTCGAGAGCGCGTGCTGCGCGAGGCAGTCACGCTATGA
- a CDS encoding BON domain-containing protein, protein MIKRVFGIAIMLGLAASTPVSGAKTQQEGSVRNYGFTESIRKKLATLPYYGVFDNLAFELNGNTVVLSGQVIRPTTRKEAERRIARMEGVDRVINKIEVLPPSSFDDSIRRRVYNAVFRTGGLHRYAMGANPSIHIVVNRGRVTLEGVVSNKMDSQLAYMAANGVPGVFSVTNNLRVGSEG, encoded by the coding sequence ATGATAAAGAGGGTTTTCGGAATTGCGATTATGCTCGGGCTAGCGGCTTCAACGCCGGTGTCGGGAGCTAAAACTCAACAGGAGGGAAGCGTTCGCAACTACGGCTTCACTGAAAGTATTCGCAAGAAGCTGGCGACGTTACCCTACTACGGAGTATTCGACAACCTTGCGTTCGAACTCAACGGCAACACGGTCGTCCTTTCTGGACAAGTCATTCGCCCAACTACGCGTAAAGAGGCGGAGCGGCGCATCGCAAGGATGGAAGGAGTCGACCGCGTAATAAACAAGATAGAAGTGCTACCGCCGTCTTCCTTTGACGACTCGATCAGGCGACGGGTCTATAACGCCGTCTTTCGAACGGGCGGGTTACACAGATACGCGATGGGCGCGAATCCAAGTATCCACATTGTCGTGAATCGGGGTCGCGTCACTCTCGAGGGTGTTGTCTCGAACAAGATGGACAGCCAGCTCGCCTACATGGCGGCCAATGGTGTGCCCGGCGTTTTCTCGGTAACCAATAACTTACGCGTCGGCAGCGAAGGCTAG
- a CDS encoding NADP-dependent oxidoreductase, translating into MNRQILLAARPVGFPKDSDFKLVETPIPTAGDGQFLVRTIYLSVDPYMRGRMNDVKSYAPPVQIGEVMGGGAVGRVVKSNNSSFQEGDIVEGMSFGWQDYSVSNGQGVRKIDPALAPISTALGVLGMPGLTAYFGLLEICNPKPGETVVVSGAAGAVGSLVGQIAKIKGCRAIGTAGADDKISYLTDELGFDGAFNYKTVSDYYEKLRELCPGGVDVYFDNVGGAITDAVFRLINTRARISICGQISQYNLEKPEMGPRLILTMLLVRQARAEGFLVFQFADKYPEGLKQLAQWLKEGKLKYKEDIEHGIENTARAFMAMLKGGNVGKQLVKVSDE; encoded by the coding sequence ATGAACAGACAGATACTACTCGCGGCAAGGCCCGTTGGATTTCCGAAAGACTCTGATTTCAAGCTAGTCGAGACTCCAATCCCGACCGCGGGAGATGGACAGTTTCTCGTGCGCACGATTTACCTTTCGGTCGATCCTTACATGCGTGGCCGGATGAACGATGTTAAGTCATACGCTCCGCCGGTACAAATCGGCGAAGTGATGGGAGGCGGCGCAGTTGGCAGGGTTGTCAAATCCAACAATTCCTCATTCCAGGAGGGAGACATCGTCGAGGGAATGTCTTTTGGCTGGCAGGACTACTCCGTCTCGAACGGGCAGGGAGTCAGGAAAATTGATCCGGCTCTCGCGCCTATCTCGACTGCGCTCGGGGTGCTGGGCATGCCTGGTCTGACTGCTTATTTCGGGTTGTTGGAGATCTGCAATCCGAAACCGGGAGAAACCGTCGTCGTCTCCGGCGCAGCCGGAGCTGTGGGCTCGCTAGTCGGTCAGATCGCGAAGATCAAAGGCTGCCGTGCGATTGGAACCGCCGGCGCGGATGACAAGATCAGTTATCTCACTGATGAGCTTGGCTTCGATGGAGCGTTCAACTACAAGACCGTGAGCGATTACTACGAGAAGCTACGCGAGCTTTGTCCCGGCGGAGTCGATGTCTACTTTGACAACGTCGGAGGCGCGATCACCGATGCGGTGTTCAGATTGATCAACACCAGGGCAAGGATTTCGATCTGCGGTCAGATCTCGCAATACAATCTCGAGAAGCCTGAGATGGGGCCGCGATTGATTCTAACGATGCTGCTGGTCAGGCAGGCCAGGGCGGAAGGGTTCCTGGTTTTTCAGTTCGCCGACAAATATCCGGAAGGTCTGAAGCAACTGGCTCAATGGCTCAAGGAAGGAAAGTTGAAATACAAGGAAGACATCGAACACGGGATCGAGAATACGGCGCGCGCCTTCATGGCTATGTTGAAAGGCGGCAACGTCGGAAAACAGTTGGTCAAGGTATCAGACGAATAA
- a CDS encoding c-type cytochrome: MNAERLECARLLISVHLRRCMVLFYVGVIAFAIPAGRYLQLAAFASVGVQREEKLKDPQFIAEGAKLFAPSCGNAYCHGTGGVGGGAPRLRGKGLESAYLFKTISNGIPGTGMLSFKSELSEERIWKLVAFIMSDAKSAAAASGAPVADKPASPSSTVSVKPAAATASSSLAGDVQAGKALFFDSARAKSCHLCHSFAGEGTPIGPDLSKLGNRSAKEIFFNVILVRENKDSRYAPVALTLRNGDKIIGVKKEEDTDSIRVYDTTELPAVLRTVQKTDVVRVESVDESAMPKDYASIYTIKQLLDLVTFLKSSESKSPVTLKDLFQ; encoded by the coding sequence ATGAACGCCGAGCGACTCGAATGCGCGCGCCTTCTTATCAGTGTGCATCTGCGTCGATGTATGGTTCTCTTCTATGTCGGCGTTATTGCGTTCGCCATACCTGCCGGAAGATACCTTCAACTCGCGGCCTTTGCATCAGTAGGGGTGCAGCGAGAAGAGAAGCTCAAAGACCCGCAGTTCATTGCAGAAGGCGCGAAGTTATTCGCGCCCTCGTGCGGCAACGCATACTGTCACGGGACTGGCGGCGTTGGGGGCGGAGCGCCTCGGCTGCGCGGCAAAGGGCTCGAATCGGCATACTTGTTCAAGACCATCTCGAACGGAATTCCCGGCACCGGGATGCTGAGTTTCAAATCGGAGTTGTCAGAAGAACGGATTTGGAAGCTGGTCGCGTTCATAATGTCGGATGCTAAGTCAGCCGCGGCGGCGTCCGGCGCTCCGGTTGCCGATAAGCCGGCATCACCGTCATCGACAGTCTCAGTAAAACCTGCTGCGGCTACCGCATCCTCGTCACTGGCCGGGGATGTGCAAGCCGGGAAGGCTCTGTTTTTCGATTCGGCTCGAGCAAAGAGCTGCCATTTGTGTCATTCATTCGCCGGGGAAGGAACGCCGATCGGTCCCGACCTATCGAAGCTCGGAAACAGATCGGCGAAAGAAATATTCTTCAACGTCATTCTCGTGCGCGAAAACAAAGACTCGCGCTACGCGCCCGTCGCTCTCACGCTGAGGAATGGCGACAAGATCATCGGCGTCAAGAAAGAGGAAGACACAGACTCGATTCGAGTTTACGATACGACCGAGCTGCCTGCTGTTCTGCGCACAGTTCAGAAAACCGATGTTGTCAGAGTTGAGAGCGTAGACGAATCGGCTATGCCGAAAGACTACGCCTCGATCTACACGATAAAACAGCTTTTGGATTTGGTGACGTTCTTGAAGTCTTCGGAGTCCAAATCGCCAGTCACGCTGAAGGACCTGTTCCAGTAG
- a CDS encoding polysaccharide biosynthesis/export family protein: MANRIVSLTLSALLSMYAAGSIVAAQTTSQAVSANADGSRPRTVHQKSYQGVPLDERTLNPGEVASPADEAAIQSQINAIYRSFYNSYRLGPGDIIAIYIDKHPEDSVQRVTVSPVGRVYFPLMGDITVVGKTLPQLQEHLTNGAAEFIKEPRLTLALLEAQSAKVGVLGDVKTPGLMVMTRPLRVLDAITLAGGILDTGSTSVSILRQFEDGRVQVLRADVKKILKGKANPEENAFLRPGDTVVVHGNLFKTFTKLSSVVGVTSLVTFLSRGAR, from the coding sequence ATGGCAAATAGAATTGTTAGTCTGACATTGAGCGCGTTGTTGAGTATGTACGCGGCGGGTTCGATCGTTGCGGCGCAGACCACGTCGCAGGCCGTATCGGCAAACGCAGACGGAAGCCGTCCGCGCACGGTCCACCAGAAGAGTTATCAGGGCGTGCCGCTTGACGAGCGTACGCTTAATCCCGGGGAGGTCGCCAGCCCCGCCGACGAGGCGGCGATCCAATCGCAGATAAATGCGATCTATCGCAGCTTCTACAACTCGTACCGCCTTGGCCCGGGCGACATCATCGCGATCTACATCGACAAGCATCCCGAAGACTCTGTCCAAAGGGTCACGGTATCACCAGTCGGGCGAGTCTATTTCCCGCTCATGGGCGACATCACTGTCGTCGGCAAGACTTTGCCGCAGCTTCAGGAGCATCTCACCAACGGGGCGGCCGAGTTCATCAAGGAGCCGCGCCTCACGCTAGCGCTGCTTGAAGCTCAAAGCGCGAAAGTAGGCGTTCTCGGTGACGTGAAGACTCCCGGCCTGATGGTGATGACCCGCCCCTTGCGCGTGCTGGATGCAATTACACTCGCCGGAGGGATACTCGATACCGGCAGCACCAGCGTCTCGATTCTTCGTCAGTTCGAAGACGGACGTGTTCAAGTGCTGAGGGCTGACGTGAAGAAGATCCTGAAAGGAAAAGCCAACCCGGAAGAGAATGCTTTTCTCCGCCCAGGCGATACTGTCGTGGTTCACGGGAATCTGTTCAAGACGTTTACCAAGCTATCGAGCGTTGTTGGCGTCACTTCCTTGGTAACGTTCCTATCCCGGGGCGCACGCTAA
- a CDS encoding S46 family peptidase, which yields MKINKLLSALFIALFAASSFTLVSADEGMWTFNNVPKAEIKKKYGFEVTDAWLKKVQLASVRFNSGGSGSFVSADGLVLTNHHIAGDVLQKISTAENDYNKEGFYARTRDQEVKAPDLELNQLISIEDVTERVTSAVKPGASPAEANAARRAAIANIEKESTEKTGLRSDVITLYQGGQYNLYRYKKYTDVRLVFAPEFAIAFFGGDPDNFMFPRYDLDMALFRVYENDKPLKVENYFKWSKEGAKEGDLVFVPGNPGSTARLNTVAHLEYLRDNGLPFVVKILNREHEVLGRYRSLGEEQSRRAQEDFFSVENSLKALTGELEGLQDKTLIAKKAKAEEALRRTIAANPKKQKEYGDAWDNIAKGRAGLKSYYRHYSLIGNGAAFNSDLFAKARALVRLAAESSKPNAERLPEYTDARRASLELSLYSPAPIYDDLEKVKLADSLAFMRDELGADDSAVKSVLGGKSPEARAAELIDGTKLKDVAYRKQLGVGGVKAIEESTDPMIVLARSIDGEARTMRKRYETEVQANERANYAKVSRALFDIEGTKLYPDATFTLRLSYGAVKGYQENGKHVPAFTNFAGLYKRSVERGNKFPFELPRRWIDKKSALTLNTSFNFVSTNDIIGGNSGSPVINRNAELVGLIFDGNIQSLVGNFVFDETQNRAVSVDSRAMLEALRKVYGAKEAADELTK from the coding sequence AAAGCTGAGATCAAGAAGAAGTATGGCTTCGAAGTCACCGATGCCTGGCTCAAAAAGGTGCAGCTCGCTTCGGTGCGTTTCAATAGCGGCGGGTCGGGTTCGTTCGTATCAGCGGACGGACTGGTGCTCACCAACCATCACATCGCCGGTGACGTGCTGCAAAAGATCAGCACCGCGGAGAATGATTACAACAAGGAAGGGTTTTATGCGCGCACGCGCGATCAAGAGGTCAAGGCGCCCGACCTCGAGCTGAATCAATTGATCAGCATAGAAGACGTGACCGAGCGCGTTACTTCCGCGGTCAAGCCGGGCGCGTCTCCCGCTGAAGCTAACGCTGCACGCCGCGCCGCTATCGCCAACATCGAGAAGGAATCGACCGAGAAAACAGGCTTGCGCAGCGACGTAATTACGCTTTATCAAGGCGGGCAATACAATCTTTACCGCTACAAAAAGTACACCGACGTGAGGCTGGTGTTCGCGCCGGAATTTGCGATCGCGTTCTTCGGCGGCGATCCCGATAACTTCATGTTTCCGCGCTACGACCTTGATATGGCGCTCTTCCGCGTCTATGAAAACGACAAGCCTCTCAAGGTTGAGAACTACTTCAAGTGGTCAAAGGAAGGCGCGAAGGAAGGCGATCTCGTCTTCGTACCCGGCAATCCCGGCTCGACCGCTCGATTGAATACGGTGGCGCATCTCGAGTATCTTCGGGACAACGGCCTTCCGTTCGTAGTCAAGATTCTCAACCGCGAGCACGAGGTATTGGGCCGGTACAGGTCACTGGGCGAGGAGCAGTCGCGCCGCGCACAGGAAGACTTCTTCAGCGTCGAGAACAGCCTCAAGGCCCTGACCGGCGAGCTCGAGGGGTTGCAGGACAAGACACTAATCGCAAAGAAGGCAAAAGCAGAAGAGGCGCTTCGCCGCACGATCGCCGCCAACCCGAAGAAGCAAAAGGAATACGGCGATGCTTGGGACAACATCGCGAAAGGACGCGCCGGCCTTAAGAGTTACTACAGGCATTACTCGCTGATTGGAAACGGAGCGGCCTTCAACTCCGACCTGTTCGCTAAGGCCCGCGCGCTGGTTCGGCTCGCCGCTGAAAGCTCCAAGCCAAACGCCGAACGGCTGCCCGAGTACACCGATGCGCGTCGAGCCTCGCTCGAGTTGAGTTTGTATTCGCCCGCTCCGATCTATGACGATCTCGAGAAAGTAAAACTCGCGGACTCTCTCGCGTTCATGCGCGACGAGTTAGGCGCGGATGACTCAGCCGTCAAGAGCGTGCTTGGAGGCAAATCGCCTGAGGCGCGAGCCGCGGAGTTGATAGACGGAACGAAGCTCAAGGACGTCGCCTATCGCAAACAACTCGGAGTGGGCGGCGTCAAGGCGATCGAAGAATCGACTGACCCGATGATCGTGCTCGCGCGTTCGATCGACGGCGAGGCGCGCACAATGCGCAAGCGCTACGAGACCGAAGTTCAAGCGAACGAGCGTGCGAACTACGCCAAGGTCTCGCGAGCGCTGTTCGACATCGAGGGCACGAAGCTCTATCCGGACGCAACCTTCACGCTGCGGCTCTCATACGGCGCGGTGAAGGGCTACCAGGAGAACGGCAAGCACGTGCCTGCGTTCACCAACTTCGCTGGGCTTTATAAGAGATCCGTTGAGCGCGGCAACAAGTTTCCTTTTGAGCTGCCCCGCCGTTGGATAGACAAGAAATCGGCGTTGACCTTGAACACATCGTTCAACTTCGTTTCGACGAACGATATCATTGGCGGGAACTCCGGCTCTCCGGTGATCAACAGAAACGCCGAGCTGGTCGGTCTCATTTTCGATGGCAACATTCAGTCTCTGGTAGGCAATTTCGTTTTTGACGAGACGCAGAACCGAGCGGTGTCCGTCGACTCGCGGGCAATGCTCGAAGCGCTGCGTAAGGTTTACGGCGCAAAGGAAGCGGCCGACGAGCTAACGAAGTAG
- a CDS encoding helix-turn-helix domain-containing protein, translated as MPKPILEVSKGVAGTASSNGGSNSDARHSPLADLVSENLRTKGMRQVDFCRQTGFDQGLLSKILSSVVNTLNVETALKLAEGLGLPPTVVFEAIGKKDVDDLLRRFYCKSDRVM; from the coding sequence ATGCCTAAGCCAATCTTGGAAGTCTCGAAAGGGGTAGCAGGTACGGCCAGCTCGAATGGCGGCTCAAACAGCGATGCGCGCCACAGCCCGCTTGCTGACCTGGTAAGCGAGAACCTGCGCACAAAAGGTATGCGTCAAGTTGATTTCTGCCGGCAAACCGGATTCGATCAAGGCTTGCTGTCGAAAATTCTCTCGTCAGTAGTCAATACATTGAACGTCGAGACGGCGCTCAAGCTAGCCGAGGGTTTGGGTCTTCCTCCGACGGTTGTGTTTGAAGCGATAGGAAAGAAGGATGTAGACGATTTACTGCGGAGGTTCTATTGCAAGAGCGACAGAGTTATGTAG
- a CDS encoding PQQ-dependent dehydrogenase, methanol/ethanol family codes for MNDWKKSQLTRPSLVAVAFIAVLTAFGQARAQDGNSELTGERLVNARKEPQNWATYFGAYDAWRYSSLDQIRADNVKNLVPVWVFQTGKVEGGLNATPIVVDGIMYLIASENRVFALSADTGERLWTYNYKVPRDFFSPYGKFNRGVAVGYGLVFFGTMDNHVVALDAKTGKEVWNVEVEDVKKCGCNINGAPFLVKDKLIVGGTGGDSAHRGYINAFNAKTGRLAWRFYTIPGPGEPGHESWGGTEMWKYGGGSTWLTGSYDPAQNLIFWGIGNPSSDFDNSVRPGDNLYTNCIVAIDADTGKLKWYYQEIPHDAWDFDSAYESVLIDITRNGKTEKLLVHPNKSGFVWVLDRVTGKFINAWPYVDTITWVKSIDKEGKLIGRNEPEIGKPNLICPNWGGGRSWNHSSYSPRTGLLYNDGIEWCANITVHPQEAREGRPFVAGNVDVKPPPDGKIRAHLDAFDPLTGQKKWSVPFKYPILSSLLVTGGDVLFTGDVEGRFLAFDAKNGKQLWSFNTGSGHRGGPITYSVKGRQYVAVPSGLGSIFVSGMPATWPEAAGWPGGSALFVFALPERR; via the coding sequence ATGAACGACTGGAAAAAGTCTCAGCTAACTCGGCCCAGTTTAGTCGCGGTAGCTTTCATCGCGGTGCTCACAGCATTCGGGCAAGCGCGTGCTCAGGACGGCAACAGTGAATTGACCGGCGAGCGGTTGGTCAACGCGCGCAAGGAGCCGCAAAACTGGGCCACTTACTTCGGGGCTTACGACGCGTGGCGTTACAGCTCGCTCGATCAAATACGCGCCGACAACGTCAAGAATCTCGTGCCGGTCTGGGTGTTTCAAACCGGAAAAGTCGAGGGCGGACTCAACGCGACGCCGATTGTCGTCGATGGAATCATGTATTTGATCGCCAGCGAGAACCGAGTCTTTGCTTTGAGCGCGGACACCGGAGAGCGGCTGTGGACATACAACTACAAAGTCCCGCGTGATTTCTTTTCGCCGTATGGCAAGTTCAATCGCGGCGTTGCCGTCGGCTACGGTTTGGTTTTCTTTGGCACGATGGATAACCACGTAGTCGCGCTCGACGCGAAGACCGGCAAAGAGGTGTGGAACGTCGAAGTCGAAGACGTCAAGAAATGCGGCTGCAATATCAACGGCGCTCCTTTTCTAGTCAAAGACAAGCTCATCGTCGGCGGCACCGGGGGCGACAGCGCGCATCGCGGCTACATCAACGCGTTCAACGCGAAGACCGGCAGGCTTGCGTGGCGCTTCTACACTATACCGGGGCCGGGAGAGCCTGGGCACGAGAGCTGGGGCGGGACCGAGATGTGGAAGTACGGAGGCGGTTCTACGTGGCTGACTGGTTCTTACGACCCCGCGCAGAACTTGATCTTTTGGGGAATCGGTAACCCGTCGTCGGATTTCGACAACTCAGTGCGGCCCGGCGACAATCTGTACACGAACTGCATCGTTGCGATTGACGCCGACACGGGAAAACTCAAGTGGTATTACCAGGAGATCCCTCATGACGCCTGGGACTTCGATTCAGCTTACGAGTCGGTGCTGATCGATATCACGCGCAACGGCAAGACCGAGAAGCTTCTGGTGCATCCGAACAAGAGCGGCTTCGTGTGGGTGCTCGATCGCGTCACCGGGAAGTTCATCAACGCCTGGCCGTACGTGGACACGATCACCTGGGTCAAGAGCATCGACAAAGAGGGGAAGTTGATCGGCCGCAACGAGCCCGAGATCGGAAAGCCGAATCTCATTTGTCCGAACTGGGGCGGAGGGCGAAGCTGGAATCACTCGTCTTACAGCCCGCGCACTGGTCTGTTGTACAACGACGGGATCGAGTGGTGCGCTAACATAACTGTGCACCCACAAGAGGCTCGCGAAGGCAGGCCGTTCGTCGCGGGCAACGTCGATGTGAAGCCGCCGCCTGACGGAAAGATTCGCGCGCACCTTGACGCTTTTGATCCGCTGACCGGGCAGAAGAAGTGGAGCGTTCCATTCAAGTATCCAATCCTTTCATCATTGCTAGTCACGGGCGGCGACGTTCTTTTTACCGGCGACGTCGAAGGTCGTTTCCTTGCGTTTGATGCAAAGAACGGCAAGCAGCTCTGGTCGTTCAACACGGGTTCGGGTCATCGCGGCGGACCTATCACCTACTCAGTCAAAGGCCGCCAATACGTAGCCGTGCCCTCAGGGTTGGGGTCGATATTCGTGAGCGGCATGCCGGCGACCTGGCCCGAGGCAGCGGGCTGGCCCGGGGGTTCGGCCCTGTTTGTGTTTGCATTGCCAGAGCGCCGATGA